A genomic segment from Cyprinus carpio isolate SPL01 chromosome A4, ASM1834038v1, whole genome shotgun sequence encodes:
- the LOC109067996 gene encoding voltage-dependent L-type calcium channel subunit alpha-1C-like isoform X21 has translation MLRGLFSRRRLKHERLQEEVEERFKGKLVSERELGYTFVRPGGSNYSSPSLAPVPSLNEDERVGGGGGVLGLAPEHIPTPGASLSWQAAIDAARQAKLMGTSGAPISTASSTQRKRQHYTKPKKQASTASTRPPRALLCLTLKNPIRRACINIVEWKPFEIIILMTIFANCVALAVYIPFPEDDSNATNSNLERVEYLFLIIFTVEAFLKVIAYGLLCHPNAYLRNGWNLLDFIIVVVGLFSAILEQATKGDGGTSMGGKAAGFDVKALRAFRVLRPLRLVSGVPSLQVVLNSIIKAMVPLLHIALLVLFVIIIYAIIGLELFMGKMHRTCFFFKDGLKGPISEEKPAPCAPSSTHGRHCSMANITQCMMGWAGPNDGITNFDNFAFAMLTVFQCITMEGWTDVLYWMQDAMGYELPWVYFVSLVIFGSFFVLNLVLGVLSGEFSKEREKAKARGDFQKLREKQQLEEDLKGYLDWITQAEDIDPENDDDGLDDDKPRNLSMPASENESVNTDNAPAGDMEGETCCTRMANRISKSKFSRYSRRWNRLCRRTCRAAVKSNVFYWLVIFLVFLNTLTIASEHHQQPDWLTNVQDIANKVLLALFTGEMLLKMYSLGLQAYFVSLFNRFDSFVVCGGILETILVETKIMSPLGISVLRCVRLLRIFKITRYWNSLSNLVASLLNSVRSIASLLLLLFLFIIIFSLLGMQLFGGKFNFDETRRSTFDNFPQSLLTVFQILTGEDWNSVMYDGIMAYGGPSFPGMLVCIYFIILFICGNYILLNVFLAIAVDNLADAESLTSAQKEEEEEKERKKLARTASPEKRQNSEKPPLEDEKKEEKIELKSITSDGETATKINIDEYTGEENEEKNPYPVNDFPAGEEDDEEPEMPVGPRPRPLSDIQLKEKAVPMPEARAFFIFSPNNKFRVLCHKIVNHNIFTNLILFFILLSSISLAAEDPVNNDSFRNQILGYADYVFTGIFTIEIILKMTAYGAFLHKGSFCRNYFNILDLVVVSVSLISSGVQSSAINVVKILRVLRVLRPLRAINRAKGLKHVVQCVFVAIRTIGNIVIVTTLLQFMFACIGVQLFKGKFFYCTDTSKQTHSECRGSYILYKDGNVGKPEKAQRSWENSDFNFDDVLQGMMALFAVSTFEGWPGLLYRAIDSHTEDVGPIYNYRVIISIFFIIYIIIIAFFMMNIFVGFVIVTFQEQGEQEYKNCELDKNQRQCVEYALKARPLRRYIPKNPYQYKVWYVVNSTYFEYLMFTLILLNTICLAMQHHGQSQSFSKAMNILNMLFTGLFTVEMILKLIAFKPRHYFVDAWNTFDALIVVGSVVDIAITEVNPADPSSSPPSSVVRPMGLQNTEDNARISITFFRLFRVMRLVKLLSRGEGIRTLLWTFIKSFQALPYVALLIVMLFFIYAVIGMQMFGKIALRDNSQINRNNNFQTFPQAVLLLFRCATGEAWQEIMLACSPNRPCEKGSEVSHNSEDCGSHFAIIYFVSFYMLCAFLIINLFVAVIMDNFDYLTRDWSILGPHHLDEFKRIWAEYDPEAKGRIKHLDVVTLLRRIQPPLGFGKLCPHRVACKRLVSMNMPLNSDGTVMFNATLFALVRTALRIKTEGNLEQANEELRAIVKKIWKRTSMKLLDQVVPPAGDDEVTVGKFYATFLIQEYFRKFKKRKEQGLVAKIPPKTALSLQAGLRTLHDMGPEIRRAISGDLTVEEELERAMKETVCAASEDDIFRRSGGLFGNHVNYYHQSDGHASFPQSFTTQRPLHISKSGSPGETESPSHQKLVDSTFTPSSYSSSGSNANINNANNTAIGHRYPKPTVSTVDGHTGPPLTTVPLPRPTWCFPNKSSDSSDSRLPIIRREEASTDETYDETLLDERDQTMLSMDMMEFQDEESKQLAPMVEADVGEERRPWQSPRRRAFLCPTALGRRSSFHLECLRKHNRPDVSQKTALPLHLVHHQALAVAGLSPLLRRSHSPTLFTRLCSTPPASPSGRGGGGPCYQPVPSLRLEGSGSYEKLNSSMPSVNCSSWYSDSNGNHRGSVQRTQRPVSLTVPPVTRRDSISVAHGSACSLVEAVLISEGLGHYAQDPSFIQVAKQELADACDMTMEEMENAADNILNANAPPNANGNLLPFIQCRDTGSQESRCSHTLNLSTATGSDELLGVELECSEGAGQRNSTLMEDEDMECVTSL, from the exons GAacgggtggagtatctctttctGATCATTTTTACGGTGGAAGCATTTCTCAAAGTTATTGCATACGGGTTGCTGTGTCACCCTAATGCATACCTGCGGAATGGCTGGAACTTGTTGGATTTCATCATCGTGGTGGTAGG gctGTTCAGTGCAATATTAGAGCAGGCCACTAAAGGGGATGGTGGGACTTCAATGGGAGGCAAGGCTGCAGGGTTTGATGTAAAAGCCCTGCGAGCCTTTAGAGTGTTGAGACCTCTGAGACTCGTATCTGGAGTACCta GTTTACAGGTGGTGCTGAACTCCATCATTAAAGCCATGGTTCCCCTCCTGCACATCGCTCTGCTCGTTCTGTTCGTCATCATCATTTATGCCATCATCGGCCTAGAGCTCTTCATGGGCAAGATGCACAGAACTTGTTTTTTCTTCAAAGATGGACTCAAAG GTCCTATATCTGAAGAGAAGCCGGCCCCCTGCGCCCCAAGCTCCACCCATGGACGACACTGCTCCATGGCCAACATAACACAGTGCATGATGGGATGGGCAGGCCCAAATGATGGAATCACGAACTTTGATAACTTTGCATTTGCCATGCTAACTGTGTTTCAATGCATCACGATGGAGGGCTGGACTGACGTCCTGTACTGG ATGCAGGATGCCATGGGTTATGAGCTTCCGTGGGTCTATTTTGTCAGTCTGGTCATCTTTGGATCCTTTTTCGTTCTAAATCTGGTTCTGGGTGTGTTGAGCGG AGAGTTCTCTAAAGAGCGAGAAAAGGCCAAAGCACGCGGTGATTTCCAGAAGCTCCGTGAGAAGCAGCAGCTGGAGGAGGATCTAAAGGGCTACCTGGACTGGATCACGCAGGCGGAGGATATCGACCCTGAGAACGATGACGACGGACTGGACGACGACAAGCCTAGAAATC TGAGTATGCCGGCCAGTGAAAATGAGTCTGTGAACACTGATAATGCTCCCGCTGGAGACATGGAGGGAGAGACCTGCTGTACTCGCATGGC AAATAGGATCTCCAAATCCAAATTCAG TCGATATTCACGCCGATGGAATCGGTTATGTCGGCGCACGTGCCGTGCAGCAGTGAAGTCAAATGTGTTCTACTGGCTGGTGATCTTCCTGGTGTTTTTGAACACACTTACTATCGCCTCTGAGCACCACCAGCAGCCAGACTGGCTCACCAATGTACAAG ATATCGCCAATAAGGTGTTGCTGGCTCTTTTTACCGGTGAGATGCTGCTGAAGATGTACAGCCTGGGTCTACAGGCCTATTTCGTCTCCCTTTTCAACCGCTTCGACAGTTTTGTGGTGTGCGGTGGAATTCTGGAGACTATCCTGGTAGAGACTAAGATCATGTCACCCCTCGGCATCTCTGTGCTGCGCTGTGTGCGTCTGCTCCGCATCTTCAAGATCACCAG GTACTGGAACTCTCTCAGTAATCTAGTGGCGTCTCTGCTGAACTCGGTGCGCTCTATCGCGTCCCTGCTTCTGCTGCTCTTCctgttcatcatcatcttcagtcTGCTCGGAATGCAGCTCTTTGGTGGCAAGTTCAACTTTGACGAGACGCGCCGCAGCACCTTCGATAACTTCCCGCAGTCTCTCCTCACCGTCTTTCAG ATTTTGACCGGAGAGGACTGGAACTCTGTGATGTATGATGGGATCATGGCATATGGTGGGCCCTCCTTTCCTGGCATGCttgtctgcatttatttcatcatcctcttcatctgCGGAAACT ACATCCTCCTGAATGTCTTCTTGGCCATTGCCGTGGACAACCTGGCAGACGCAGAGAGTCTGACATCTGcgcagaaagaggaagaggaggagaaagagaggaagaagcTGGCCAG AACGGCCAGTCCAGAGAAGCGGCAGAACTCTGAGAAACCACCTCTGGAGGatgaaaagaaagaggaaaagatTGAACTTAAATCCATCACTTCTGATGGAGAGACTGCCACCAAG ATCAACATAGATGAGTACACAGGGGAGGAGAATGAGGAGAAGAATCCATATCCTGTGAACGACTTCCCAG CAGGAGAGGAGGACGATGAGGAGCCAGAGATGCCAGTAGGTCCTCGTCCACGTCCACTCTCTGACATTCAGCTGAAGGAGAAAGCTGTCCCCATGCCAGAAGCCAGGGCTTTCTTTATTTTCAGCCCCAATAACAA gTTCAGGGTTTTGTGTCATAAGATTGTAAACCACAACATCTTCACCAATTTAATCCTGTTCTTTATACTGCTGAGCAGTATTTCACTGGCAGCGGAGGACCCAGTGAATAATGACTCATTCAGGAATcag ATTCTAGGCTATGCAGATTACGTGTTTACAGGAATCTTCACCATAGAGATCATTCTGAag ATGACAGCGTATGGAGCATTCCTACATAAGGGTTCATTTTGTcggaattattttaatattttggatcTGGTGGTGGTCAGTGTGTCTCTGATCTCCTCTGGAGTTCA GTCAAGTGCCATTAATGTAGTAAAGATTCTCAGAGTGCTGAGGGTGTTGAGGCCCCTGAGAGCAATCAACAGAGCCAAGGGCCTCAAA CATGTggtccagtgtgtgtttgtagcCATCCGTACCATCGGGAACATCGTCATCGTCACCACTTTGCTGCAGTTCATGTTTGCCTGTATTGGTGTTCAACTTTTCAAG GGCAAATTCTTCTACTGCACAGACACCTCTAAACAGACACATTCCGAATGCAG aGGGTCCTATATATTATACAAAGATGGGAATGTTGGGAAACCAGAGAAAGCACAGCGTTCATGGGAGAACAGTGACTTCAACTTTGATGATGTCCTGCAGGGCATGATGGCTCTGTTTGCCGTATCCACTTTTGAGGGTTGGCCAGG GCTCCTCTACAGAGCCATTGACTCCCATACAGAGGATGTTGGCCCAATCTACAACTACCGTGTGATCATCTCTATATTCTTCATCAtctacatcatcatcatcgccTTCTTCATGATGAACATATTCGTAGGTTTCGTCATTGTGACATTTCAGGAGCAGGGAGAGCAAGAGTACAAAAACTGTGAGCTGGACAAGAACCAG CGTCAGTGTGTGGAATATGCCCTGAAGGCCCGTCCCCTGCGCAGGTACATCCCCAAGAACCCGTATCAGTATAAGGTTTGGTACGTGGTGAACTCTACCTACTTTGAGTACCTGATGTTCACCCTCATTCTTCTCAACACCATCTGCCTGGCCATGCAG CATCATGGCCAATCTCAGTCGTTCAGCAAAGCCATGAATATCCTCAACATGTTGTTCACCGGCCTCTTCACTGTGGAAATGATCCTCAAACTCATCGCCTTCAAACCCAGG CATTATTTTGTTGATGCATGGAACACGTTTGATGCCCTTATTGTAGTGGGTAGTGTTGTTGATATAGCCATCACAGAGGTTAAC CCAGctgacccctcctcctctccCCCCTCCTCTGTGGTAAGACCAATG GGCCTCCAAAACACTGAAGATAACGCCAGGATCTCAATCACATTCTTTCGGCTGTTCCGTGTGATGAGGCTGGTGAAGCTCCTGTCTCGGGGAGAGGGCATTCGGACGCTGCTCTGGACCTTCATTAAATCCTTTCAG GCTCTTCCCTATGTTGCTTTGCTGATCGTGATGCTGTTCTTCATCTACGCCGTCATTGGGATGCAG ATGTTTGGTAAGATTGCCCTGAGGGACAACAGCCAGATCAACCGAAACAACAACTTTCAGACGTTTCCTCAGGCTGTTCTGCTGCTCTTCAg GTGTGCAACAGGGGAGGCATGGCAGGAAATCATGCTGGCCTGTTCTCCGAACCGCCCGTGTGAgaaggggtcagaggtcagccaCAACAGTGAAGACTGTGGCAGCCACTTTGCCATCATCTACTTTGTTAGCTTTTATATGCTTTGCGCCTTCCTG ATCATTAACCTCTTTGTGGCCGTCATCATGGACAACTTTGACTATTTGACACGTGACTGGTCGATATTGGGGCCGCATCACCTGGATGAGTTTAAGAGGATATGGGCAGAGTACGATCCTGAGGCCAA GGGACGGATAAAGCACCTGGATGTGGTGACGTTGCTGCGCAGGATTCAGCCTCCCCTTGGGTTTGGAAAGCTTTGTCCACATAGAGTGGCGTGCAAG CGGCTTGTGTCCATGAACATGCCTCTCAATAGTGACGGGACGGTGATGTTCAACGCAACTCTCTTTGCTCTAGTACGAACGGCTCTACGCATCAAAACGGAAG GTAACCTGGAGCAAGCGAATGAGGAACTCAGGGCCATCGTGAAGAAGATCTGGAAGAGGACGAGCATGAAGCTGCTGGATCAAGTCGTTCCCCCTGCTGGAG ATGATGAAGTAACAGTGGGGAAGTTCTATGCCACATTCCTGATTCAGGAATACTTCAGGAAATTTAAGAAGCGCAAGGAACAGGGCCTGGTGGCCAAAATTCCTCCAAAGACTGCTCTTTCATTGCAG GCTGGCCTGCGTACACTGCATGATATGGGTCCTGAGATCAGAAGAGCGATATCAGGAGACCTGACTGTggaggaggagctggagagagCCATGAAGGAAACCGTGTGTGCTGCATCTGAGGATGATATCTTCAGG CGGTCTGGCGGTCTCTTCGGTAACCACGTCAACTACTACCACCAGAGTGACGGCCACGCCTCCTTCCCACAGTCCTTCACAACACAGCGGCCGTTGCACATCAGTAAATCCGGGAGTCCTGGCGAAACAGAATCTCCGTCTCATCAGAAGCTTGTTGACTCCACCTTCACTCCGAGCAGTTACTCTTCCTCAGGATCCAACGCAAACATTAACAACGCCAACAACACAGCCATCGGACACCGGTACCCCAAACCTACCGTCAGCACAGTGGACGGACACACGGGACCGCCCCTCACCACCGTCCCACTGCCACGGCCCACATGGTGCTTTCCTAACAAGAG CTCTGATTCCAGTGACAGTCGTCTCCCTATAATCCGGCGAGAGGAAGCATCTACAGATGAGACGTACGATGAAACATTACTAGATGAGAGAGATCAGACCATGCTCTCCATGGACAT GATGGAATTTCAGGATGAAGAGAGCAAGCAGTTGGCTCCCATGGTGGAGGCGGATGTAGGGGAGGAGAGGAGGCCGTGGCAGTCTCCACGGCGACGGGCCTTTCTCTGCCCCACTGCACTgg GTCGACGGTCTTCCTTTCACTTGGAGTGTCTGAGAAAACATAACAGACCTGATGTTTCTCAGAAAACAGCACTACCACTGCATCTAGTGCATCATCAG GCTCTGGCTGTGGCAGGGTTGAGTCCCTTGCTGAGACGGAGTCATTCTCCGACGCTGTTCACGCGTCTGTGTTCCACACCTCCTGCGAGTCCCAGCGGCCGTGGCGGGGGAGGGCCGTGCTACCAGCCCGTTCCGTCTCTGCGGTTGGAGGGCAGCGGATCTTACGAGAAACTCAACAGCAGCATGCCGTCTGTGAACTGCAGCTCGTGGTACAGTGACAGTAATGGCAACCACAGGGGGAGCGTGCAGAGGACGCAGCGACCCGTGTCCCTCACGGTTCCTCCGGTCACACGCAGAGACTCCATATCCGTGGCACATGGGAGCGCCTGCAGCCTCGTGGAGGCG GTGTTGATATCCGAGGGTTTGGGTCACTATGCACAGGATCCCTCCTTCATCCAGGTAGCGAAGCAGGAACTAGCGGACGCCTGCGACATGACCATGGAGGAGATGGAGAACGCTGCCGACAACATTCTCAATGCCAACGCGCCACCCAATGCCAACGGAAACCTGCTACCCTTCATACAGTGCAGAGACACTGGCTCCCAGGAGTCCCGTTGCAGCCACACGCTGAACCTCTCGACCGCCACGGGCTCCGATGAGCTGCTGGGGGTGGAGTTAGAGTGCTCCGAGGGGGCGGGGCAGCGGAACAGCACTCTGATGGAGGACGAGGACATGGAGTGCGTGACCAGTTTGTAG